Part of the Apilactobacillus apisilvae genome is shown below.
AATATTGCCAGAAAATGATAAACTATAACCAAATATTATCCATAATAAAATTGCTAGACCTGTAATAATAAATACTGATAACATAGTATTAACTACGTTTTTCTTAGACACTAAGCCTCCATAGAAAAATGCTAATCCAGGAGTCATAAATAACACTAAAATACTTGATAAAAATACAAAGGCTGTACTAGATAAACCCATTAACATCGCTTCCTTAATCTTTATGTAATAAATTATAACATTAGATATAAATATGTACAGAAAAAATATTATTATTTAGCATTTTATGTTAGATTTAATAACATTAATTTTAAAAGGTGGTTTATATGAACAAAAAGAAATTAATTAAAAAACTTCGCAAAAATAAAAAAATTACTAAACAAACAGGTTACATTGAAAGAATGAAAAATTATTATGACATTTTCCAAAGTTTTACTGACATTAAATTATTAATTAATAATATTTTAGAAGCAGATCGACTATTACAACTTAACCAGTTACCGCAAGACTTACCAGAATTAATTTTACCTGATGACATTCAAGATGAAATTTTTAATTCAATAAACAATAAATACCCAATCGGAGACCCTGAAGGTGATAAATTATGGAATAAATACGTCGATAATTTACCAAAGCTAGATGAAGACTTACGTTCATTTAGAGACTATCTAGAAGATAAATATGGGATGTGGGCATATATTTCAGCCCCCTTTGTAAATGAAATCGCTAAAAATTTACACGGTAAAGTATTAGAAGTGATGGCCGGTAATGGATATATATCTAAAAATTTACGTGAAGCTGGCATTGATGTAATTTGCACAGATAGTCTCAGTTGGCAAAAGGAAAATGAAACTGGCAAACACCTAGTAACTGATGTTGAGAAATTAGACGCCAATGCAGCTTTTGACAAATATCATCACGATATTAAATATATTATTATGTGTTGGTCCCCTGATGGACTAGACATTGATTGGCAATTATTACACAGAATTCGTGAAAGTAAAGAAAATATCGAATTAATTGTTATTGGTGAAAAAGATGGTGCCACTAACTCCAAGAAATTTTGGCAAAATGCTAAATTCGTTAATAAAGAAGTAGCAAATAAAATTAATCAGCACCATAAGAGTTTCGATTTAATTAATGATAAATTATATTTTGTTAAATAAGCATAAAAAAATAACCCTAACAATAATGTTAGGGTTATTTTTTGTGGCATTTATAAAATAAATGGATAGATAGTGTTCACATCACTAAGATTATCAAACACGCTACAATACGGTAGCATAATGTGTCCCACATCAAAAACGTCACTTAATTACTAAAGAGTAAATACAAAACAAGTTGCGTGACCTTCTCGACTCATCGCAGCAACAATTATAACATAAAATTATTTTTTAGTCGTCTTTTTCTTTTTAGGTTTAGATTCTTTAGTGATCTCTTTTTCAGCTTCCAATCTAGCTTTTTTATTTTCATCAATTGAATTAAGTTGTTCTTTGGTCCATTTACTTAATTTTTGTTCAATTACATCATTGATAGTAAATTCATCTTGTGATGCAAGTTCATCAATTCTCAAGCTTGAACGGTTAACATCTTTTGATTCAACAAACATATAAATGTTCAATTCACATTTCCCATCACCAGACATCATTTTACTAATATTCTTAGAATAACGATATGGCAGATTTACAATACAATTCTGCAAGAAAAAGCTGGTTTCTTCACCTTTAACTTGTAACATTGCAGAAGCTAAATGGCCTAAGTTAATCTGTTCTTCCATAAATTGTAATAATGGTTTAAATGCTGTCTCTGGATTTTTCGCTAATTCAGCAGCACTAATTTCTTGAGAATTAACCTCAAATTTTTCATCATTAATACGGTCAATGAACTCTTGTACATCCATTTTCATTTTTAACACCTATTTTTTCTTTATATTTCGTTTTACAATTCTTACATAGTCAATTTTTATTTGCTTCCAAGCTACTCTATACCAAAGTAAATTAATAATTACACCGATAATTGCGATTATAATTGCGATTGAACGGTTCAAACTTGGAACTCCAGAAGCTTTAATCATGGTATTAATAATAACAAATAAGCTAAGTGTATAAACACCAATAACAAAGCCTAAAAAGTGATAGGCAAACTTCCAATTTAGGTAACCTAAAACGTTAAATCCAAAATATAAGATGATCGCAATTATAATTGTCTTAATTAAATCCGAACTGTTTCCACTCATAAAAATATCACATATAATAAATATAATTAATGAGCATAAACTTACTAGCGCAATTTTACTTTTACTCATATCTTCCTCCAGTATATTTTACTATTTACACCTTATCACAACTTTTTCAATTTTACTAAAACATTTTCAGAAAGAAGGCTATCCATGAAAAAATGGGGTTATGATTTAAAAGTCTCTACGAACATTAAAAATTTAAGCCTTAGAGAGTATTTAAGTAAACATTTATTAATTCCCAAGCATTTAATTTTTTCATTAAGAAAAGATCATCGAGTTACAGTAAATAACAAATACATTCCAATGAACTTTACAGTAAAAGATGGCGACCAATTAAGAATCGTATTCATTGAAAGTGATTTTCATTTACCAGTTCAAAATATATTACCAGATAATCATAAAATTATTAATATTTTATTCGAAAATGAAGACATCTTAGTAGTCAATAAAATGGCTGGAATTAAAACTCATCCTAATCAACCAAATGAAAGTGGTACTTTATTAAACTTTTGTGAAAACTACCTTAATAAAGAAAATAAACATGCATACATGATTCATCGTTTAGATCAAGAAACTTCCGGTGCAATTATTGTTGGAAAAAATCCAGCAGTAGTTCCTATTTTAGTAAGGTTAATAAAAGATAAAATTATCCATCGAACTTACCTGACTTGGGTCGAAGGAATCTTTCAAAATAAAAGTGATAATATCAATCTTCCAATTGGTTTTGATCAAAACGATAAAAGGAAAAGAAAAATTAACGGCACAAGTTCACAAAAAGCATTAACCCGATACGAAGTATTAAAAGAACGTAATAATTGTTCACTAGTCGAAGTACAATTACAAACTGGCCGCACTCATCAAATTAGAGTTCATATGAAAGCTATGAACCACCCTATCATAGGCGATCCATTATATAATCCGGAATCAATATCACCAAAAATGTTATTACATTCATGGAAATTAAAATTAATATTCCCTTACTATATGATTACTAAGGTTTTAGAATCACCAGTTAATGATTATTTTAAAAATATGTAACAAAAGAGCCACATCAATTAAGATGTGGCTCTTTTTAGGTTTTAAAAGTTAATTAAAGCGAATTAATTACTTTAATGGTTTCCATTGCCATGCATTTACTTCTGGTAAGTCAGTACCAACTTCACGGATGTAAGCATTGTGCTTGTCAACCATGTCATTCATACGTTGTACGAATGAAGCACCCTTAACAGAGTATTCTGGAATATCATTTACAACTTCTTTAGCTAAGTCGAAACGATCTAATTGGTTCAATACACGCATGTCAAATGGTGTAGTGATATCACCGTTTTCGCGGTAACCATGAACATGTAAGTTATGGTTGTGACGATCGAAGAATACATCTTTAACTAGACCTTCGAAACCGTGGAATGCGAATACAACTGGTTTGTCAGTAGTAAATAGACGATCAAATTCTTCATCAGTTAAACCACGAGGGTCAACCTTAGGTGAACGTAACTTCAAGAAGTCAACAACGTTAATGTATCTGATCTTCATTTCTGGGAATTCATCGTGTAATAATGAAATTGCAGCAAGACTTTCCCAAGTTGGTTCGGTACCAGCTGAAGCGATAACAACGTCTGGTTCTTGACCTTGGTCAGTTGAAGCCCAGTCAACGTAACCTAAACCATTGTTTACAAGGTTAGTTGCTTCTTCAATTGAGAACCATTGTGGACGTGGGTGTTTTGAAGTAACGATTAAGTTAATTTTTTCTTCACTTGCGAATGCAACGTTACCAACAGCTAATAATGAGTTAGCATCAGCTGGTAAGTATTCACGAATGAATTCTGGTTTCTTTTCTGATAAGTGAGTTAACATACCTGGATCTTGGTGAGTGTAACCATTGTGATCTTGTTGGAATACAGTTGAAGTATCAACAAAGTTCAATGATGGGTAATGTTTTCTCCATGGTTGATCAGCTGCTTTACGTAACCACTTGAAGTGTTGAGTTAACATTGAGTCAACTACACGACCGAATGATTCGTATGTTGCAAAGAAACCATGACGACCAGTTAGAACGTAACCTTCTAACCAACCTTCAGTTTGATGTTCTGATAATTGTGAATCAATTAAACGACCAGAATGAGCAACGTATTGATCATTTGGTTCCATAATGTCTTCCATCCATTGACGGTTTGTTTCATTGAACACACCATATAGACGGTTTGACATTGATTCATCAGGACCAAAGGCACGGAAGTTGTCAGGGTTTTCATCCATAACAGCACCTAACCAGTTTGACCATACACTCATATCTTCAGCAATTGTTTCACCTGGAGTCTTAACGTCAACAGCAAACTTCTTGTAGTCTGGTAGACGTAGAGGCTTAGGATCAATACCACCATTAGTAATAGGATTTACTGACATACGACGGTCACCCTTAGGTGCTAATGCCTTAATGTCATCCTTAATAGTACCATCATCGTTAAATAATTCTTCTGGCTTGTATGATTTTAACCAATTTACAAGTAAATCAGCATGTTCCATGTTGTCAGATGAAACAGGTAGTGGAATTTGGTGAGCACGGAATGAGTTTTCAATTGGTTCACCATTAAGATCCTTCTTAGGACCAGTCCAACCTTTTGGTGTTCTAACAACAATCATTGGCCATTCTGGTAGAGTGGCAGTTTCAGCAGTTTGGTTTTCACGAGCATTCTTTTGAATGTCTTTAATTTCTGGAATAACTTCATCCATAACTTTAGCCATTTTTTCATGGTAAGCCATGTGATCATCAAAGTCTTCTTCGTTTTCAACGAAGTAAGGTTTCCAACCCATACCCTTGAAGTAGTCAGTTAATTCTTCATCTGACATACGTGACATGATAGTTGGATTTGAAATTTTAAAACCATTCATGTTGATGATAGGCAATACAGCACCATCTTTAACAGGGTTGATGAATTTGTCTGAGAACCAACTAGCAGCTAGTGGACCAGTTTCGGCTTCACCATCACCAATTTCAACAGCGGCAATTACGTCAGGGTTATCTAGGATAGCACCAACACCGTGTGATAGTGAGTAACCTAATTCTCCACCTTCGTGAATTGAACCTGGAGTTTCAGGGGCAGCATGTGATGCAACTCCACCAGGGAATGAGAATTG
Proteins encoded:
- a CDS encoding phosphoketolase family protein produces the protein MAQDFDSKQYLEELDKYWRTANYLSVGQLYLKHNPLLKNELTSDDVKVKPIGHWGTIVSQNFIYAHLNRAINKYDLNMFYIEGSGHGGQVMVSNSYIDGSYSDIYPNISQDEKGMAKLFKQFSFPGGVASHAAPETPGSIHEGGELGYSLSHGVGAILDNPDVIAAVEIGDGEAETGPLAASWFSDKFINPVKDGAVLPIINMNGFKISNPTIMSRMSDEELTDYFKGMGWKPYFVENEEDFDDHMAYHEKMAKVMDEVIPEIKDIQKNARENQTAETATLPEWPMIVVRTPKGWTGPKKDLNGEPIENSFRAHQIPLPVSSDNMEHADLLVNWLKSYKPEELFNDDGTIKDDIKALAPKGDRRMSVNPITNGGIDPKPLRLPDYKKFAVDVKTPGETIAEDMSVWSNWLGAVMDENPDNFRAFGPDESMSNRLYGVFNETNRQWMEDIMEPNDQYVAHSGRLIDSQLSEHQTEGWLEGYVLTGRHGFFATYESFGRVVDSMLTQHFKWLRKAADQPWRKHYPSLNFVDTSTVFQQDHNGYTHQDPGMLTHLSEKKPEFIREYLPADANSLLAVGNVAFASEEKINLIVTSKHPRPQWFSIEEATNLVNNGLGYVDWASTDQGQEPDVVIASAGTEPTWESLAAISLLHDEFPEMKIRYINVVDFLKLRSPKVDPRGLTDEEFDRLFTTDKPVVFAFHGFEGLVKDVFFDRHNHNLHVHGYRENGDITTPFDMRVLNQLDRFDLAKEVVNDIPEYSVKGASFVQRMNDMVDKHNAYIREVGTDLPEVNAWQWKPLK
- a CDS encoding RluA family pseudouridine synthase, which gives rise to MKKWGYDLKVSTNIKNLSLREYLSKHLLIPKHLIFSLRKDHRVTVNNKYIPMNFTVKDGDQLRIVFIESDFHLPVQNILPDNHKIINILFENEDILVVNKMAGIKTHPNQPNESGTLLNFCENYLNKENKHAYMIHRLDQETSGAIIVGKNPAVVPILVRLIKDKIIHRTYLTWVEGIFQNKSDNINLPIGFDQNDKRKRKINGTSSQKALTRYEVLKERNNCSLVEVQLQTGRTHQIRVHMKAMNHPIIGDPLYNPESISPKMLLHSWKLKLIFPYYMITKVLESPVNDYFKNM
- a CDS encoding SAM-dependent methyltransferase, whose amino-acid sequence is MNKKKLIKKLRKNKKITKQTGYIERMKNYYDIFQSFTDIKLLINNILEADRLLQLNQLPQDLPELILPDDIQDEIFNSINNKYPIGDPEGDKLWNKYVDNLPKLDEDLRSFRDYLEDKYGMWAYISAPFVNEIAKNLHGKVLEVMAGNGYISKNLREAGIDVICTDSLSWQKENETGKHLVTDVEKLDANAAFDKYHHDIKYIIMCWSPDGLDIDWQLLHRIRESKENIELIVIGEKDGATNSKKFWQNAKFVNKEVANKINQHHKSFDLINDKLYFVK